The genome window CGCTGCCGAACGCTCTCTAGAGTTGGCATCTTTATCAAGTAATTTATTTTCAATGTAACCGTCAGATTCTGAAAACAAACCAGAAACACGAGCGGCGAGAACATCTTCGATAAGAGGAATATTTACAGTACCCTTATATTCTTGGGTATTCCAAGAACTGTAAGTTGCTTCAACGTTGCCACCAAACTCGAGTGAGTCCGGAGTTTTAGTGATAATGTTAATAGCACCTGCGGGAGCATTTTTTCCGTATAGAGTCCCTTGTGGGCCACGTAAAATCTCAATTCGTTCAATATCAAGCAAAGAGCCAAATGCTGAACCAACATTATTCTGTACTACACCATCAATAAATACCGCAACAGCAGGATCTAATCCAGAAATAGATTTAGCACCAATACCACGAATGCTAATACCCGCATCGTGACCTGATTCTCCAGAGATGCTAAATCCAGCAGTCATTTTTTCAATGTCTGTCAGCTCAAAAGCGCCTGACTTTGATAATGTATCAGCATCAAAAGTATTAACCGTTAAAGCAACCTCTTGTTGTGATTCCAAACGTTTTTGTGCTGACACTGTAATGACTTCAATGGCCAATTTCTTTTCAGTATCCGCTTGTGTGTTATCAGCTTCTTCTGCCACAGAATAGCTACTTAAAGATGTAGCTCCTGCTAACAGCATCGCTTTAGTTAATATATTTAGTTTCATGTTGTCTCCCACTTCTCATTATGAATGTTGTAGTCAATTTTTAAAAGTAATTGATTACATTTTTACTAACCTTAATATCCCCAGTTTCTTAGCACTGTCGTCAATAATGCTAACATCCTGTTTTAAAAGATTATTTTTCTTATTAATAAAGCAACGATAATAATCGTGCCTTATATGTTATTTTGATAATTCTTTAGAAGTCACAAGTACTGGTGAATAGCCACCTTTTAAGCGCTCTCGATACCAAATAGCCCCAAAAACAAATAGTAAAGACAAAGGAAACAAGGCTATAGACTGAAATGTAGTTCTTGCGGCAGAAATTAATGCCGCATTTAAAGATTCTCCTTCCAATAGAGAAAACGCTTGTATGCCGCCAGCAAAATCTTGTTTAGCTTGGTCAAAAATCCCGCCCAATTCAGGTAACACAAAGTTAATAGATAATGCCCCTGCAGCGCCCATTAGACCGATAAAGAATGAGCCACCTCGAGGGTATCGCTCAGATGCGGTTGCCAGCATAGTAGGCCACATATAACAAACCCCAATACCCCATATTGTCGCCGCAAGAAATCCCGTTAATGGTGAATTTGCAAAGCTAAGAAGATATAGACCTGCGGCAGCAAGAGCACAAGAGCACCATAATAAACCTACCGGAGAAATAAAACGCAGTAGCACACCTGAAAAGTGACGCATTACAAACATTAATCCACTTACATAAACGAGTAATAAAATGCCGTCCATACCGACAGTGCGAGTAAGTACCAAATCAACTAATTGACCCGGAGCTAATTCTGAAGCTGCGGTTAATATCATTGCACCTAACCAAACGAAAAAGCTTGGTTGACGTGTAATTTCAGTGAGCATTTCTTTCATACTCACACCCGCAGCTGCCCGCTCAGTTAAAGGAAATTTCATACCAAAAACCATATAGGCATAAACCAATGAAGGTAGTAATACTAATGAAAATTGTACTTTCCAACTCAAGTCGAAAGCCGAAAGAGCTACACCTGAAAGTCCACCAACCACCAATCCTGCTGGCCACCATGCATGTAGGATATTCAAGCGATTGGTTTTATCTTCAGGATATAACGATGTAGTCAATGGATTTGTGGTTCCTTCGACTAAGCCCCAACCAATACCACTAATTAGCATTCCACCCCATAAATACCAGTAAATATCACTTCCAACAGCAAAAGCATCGGCAAAAATCACGATTAATGTTCCGCCAATAAAACAAACTGCGGATAGCATCAATAACCTTGACATACCAATAGCATCCAACAACGGACTTGAAAAAAATAAAGAAAATGCAAACCCTAAAAAGCTAATACCAAGGATCTCTCCTATCATTATTGTCGAACTCGCTAAATCAATTGCATCTAGATAGTTTCCCTGTATATCCCCAGCAATTGATGCTCTTAATGCAGCACTCAATCCTGAAGTAAATAATGCGATAACGCTTATAAGGAATATTTTTTGACGGTTAATTCCGTCATTTACATTTTTTGTCATGCTATCTCTCCAAAAGTGAACCTAAATATTCACTTTTAAATCGTCGAAATATTAGGCTTGTCATTTAAATGTAATCTATTACATTAAGAAGATCAAGGGCATTATGTAATCAATTACATTTTAATTTAAGCTTCCCTTTTCGTTAAATTAGCGTGCGAACCATGTAAATAATTAATCTAAATTGCTAATTTCTGAAAAAAACATAGGCAAATCCCTGAGTTTGAAGTAAATTTAACAATGAAATCGATACCATTTAGTTAACCAAATAGAAATTTATATTCATATGTCATCAGTTAAAGCAGTAGCCAAAGAGGCAGGCGTATCAACCGCAACCGTTTCACGTTTTTTAAATACTCCAGAGCTATTAACAGAAAAAACTCGAATAAAGGTAACTGCTGCAATTAAAGCAACTGGCTATTCAATGAACAGCCTTGCAAGAAACTTTCGCCGCGGAAAATCCAATACGATTGTTGTTGTTATGCCTTCAATTGGGGTTCCTCACTTTGGTAGTGTAATGAAAGGCATTGAGACGGTAGCCAGCGAAAAAGGCTTTAGTATCATGATAATAGACACTCAATTTAATACCTTACCTGCTGATAAAATGGCCGGTATGTTTTTTTCAAATCAAGCTGATGGCATAATATTATTGGGAAGTTCTTCACCGTTTAAACATGCCTTATCACACGCAAGTAGCCCAGAGAAGCATCCTCCTATTATCGTAAGCTGTGAAAATGCTACGCCTGAAATAATTGATTTTCCAAGTGTTAGAATAGATAACAGAGCTGCATCTATCGCGGCAACTAATCATTTAATTTCTCTAGGGCATATAAGAGTTGCATTTATTTCTGGGTCATTATCAACTGGCGTTTCTGGCGAACGCGAATCTGGTTATCGACTTGCGATGAATGAACATAATTTAGACACTTGTGAAGATTTAATTTCAGATGGAAATCTTACAATTGAAGATGGTAGACGACTAACTCGACGACTCTTAAATCAAAATCAACGACCAACCGCAATTCTTTGTGCCAATGATGAAATGGCCCTTGGTGCGATATACGAAATTAAGAATTATGGCCTAAAAGTGCCTGAAGATGTATCTGTTATTGGTTTTGATGACATTCGTTATGCTGAGATAAGCGATCCGCCGCTGACCACTATTGCCCAGCCCGGCGAGGAAATTGGTGAAAAAACCATGTATCAATTATGCAATGTAATTGAAGGCTCAAAAATTGATTCGACTCCGGTGATTGTTCCGCACCAGCTTATTATAAGAAGTTCTACAGCCGCTCCTCAAACTAAATAATCCCATAAATTTCACTATTAGGTGCTCTCTCTTGACACAATGTAATCAATTACATTATGCTGATCTACACAGTTTTATCAGATCAAATCAGAATGGAGAGCACAAATGAATTGCGCAATGAACATGTTTCTGTGGACCACCCACGTTACCAAAGAACACCTGCCAGAACTGAAGTTAGTCAAAAATAGCGGCTATAATATGGTTGAAATTCCAATTTTGAATGTTGATGACATCAGTCATTACCAATGGTTAGGAGAACAACTAAAAGACATTGGCTTGATCCCTTTATCAATTACCGCAAGAGGAGAAGAGGACAACCCCTGCTCACCAGATCCTGCAGTACGTCAACTTGCTGTTAATAATAATAAGCGAGCAATAGACTGTGCCAATGCATTAGGCGCAAATAAAATATCCGGTTTGCTACATACCGCCTTAGGTGTTTTTACCGGCCAGGGACCAACCTCCCAAGAATGGCAATGGAGTGTTGAAGTAATGAGGGAAACCGCTGCCTATGCACAGAAGATGAATATTGAAATCAGCCTTGAGTTCATTAACCGCTTTGAGTGCTACTTAACGAATACGACAGCTGATATGGCACGTTTGGTTAAAGATATTGATTATCCCAATGTTGGGA of Thalassotalea fonticola contains these proteins:
- a CDS encoding MFS transporter, encoding MTKNVNDGINRQKIFLISVIALFTSGLSAALRASIAGDIQGNYLDAIDLASSTIMIGEILGISFLGFAFSLFFSSPLLDAIGMSRLLMLSAVCFIGGTLIVIFADAFAVGSDIYWYLWGGMLISGIGWGLVEGTTNPLTTSLYPEDKTNRLNILHAWWPAGLVVGGLSGVALSAFDLSWKVQFSLVLLPSLVYAYMVFGMKFPLTERAAAGVSMKEMLTEITRQPSFFVWLGAMILTAASELAPGQLVDLVLTRTVGMDGILLLVYVSGLMFVMRHFSGVLLRFISPVGLLWCSCALAAAGLYLLSFANSPLTGFLAATIWGIGVCYMWPTMLATASERYPRGGSFFIGLMGAAGALSINFVLPELGGIFDQAKQDFAGGIQAFSLLEGESLNAALISAARTTFQSIALFPLSLLFVFGAIWYRERLKGGYSPVLVTSKELSK
- a CDS encoding LacI family DNA-binding transcriptional regulator; translated protein: MSSVKAVAKEAGVSTATVSRFLNTPELLTEKTRIKVTAAIKATGYSMNSLARNFRRGKSNTIVVVMPSIGVPHFGSVMKGIETVASEKGFSIMIIDTQFNTLPADKMAGMFFSNQADGIILLGSSSPFKHALSHASSPEKHPPIIVSCENATPEIIDFPSVRIDNRAASIAATNHLISLGHIRVAFISGSLSTGVSGERESGYRLAMNEHNLDTCEDLISDGNLTIEDGRRLTRRLLNQNQRPTAILCANDEMALGAIYEIKNYGLKVPEDVSVIGFDDIRYAEISDPPLTTIAQPGEEIGEKTMYQLCNVIEGSKIDSTPVIVPHQLIIRSSTAAPQTK
- a CDS encoding sugar phosphate isomerase/epimerase family protein, whose translation is MNCAMNMFLWTTHVTKEHLPELKLVKNSGYNMVEIPILNVDDISHYQWLGEQLKDIGLIPLSITARGEEDNPCSPDPAVRQLAVNNNKRAIDCANALGANKISGLLHTALGVFTGQGPTSQEWQWSVEVMRETAAYAQKMNIEISLEFINRFECYLTNTTADMARLVKDIDYPNVGILYDTFHANIEEKDVAEAIRENAHLINHVHISENDRSTPGSGHVRWDETFAALEEVGYNGTFAVEAFGLNLPELIPVVKIWRKMYESEEQICRDAYQFIKSYRVKD